The following coding sequences lie in one Thermoleophilaceae bacterium genomic window:
- a CDS encoding 3-hydroxyacyl-CoA dehydrogenase NAD-binding domain-containing protein, with protein sequence MTEITRATILGTGTMGPGMGAVLARAGIQVALYDVSSEALERAKGGLEIANGVLDRLGAGASDGGGVSFEPDLAKALEGAEVIAEAVPEKLELKQQVIADVEQHVSDQAIIASNTSGIPITKMAEGMQHPERLVGWHWSNPPTLIPMNEVIRGEKTSDDAVRTIEELTRRIGYHPVTLKKEVPGFVENRVLYAIMRECLALVDEGVIDEEGLDLCVQWGIGYKLAVIPPIHLLDVAGLDIYTSVASYLNQDLSDEKGVSSTAQKLHDEGRLGIKAGGGFFEYTPELAQQLQQERAGKLVAVRKALS encoded by the coding sequence ATGACGGAGATAACGCGCGCGACCATTCTCGGCACCGGAACGATGGGGCCGGGCATGGGCGCGGTACTGGCTCGCGCCGGCATCCAGGTGGCGCTCTACGACGTGAGCTCCGAGGCACTCGAGCGCGCCAAGGGCGGCCTCGAGATCGCAAACGGCGTGCTCGACCGCCTTGGTGCCGGGGCCTCGGACGGCGGCGGCGTGAGCTTCGAGCCCGATCTGGCCAAGGCGCTCGAGGGCGCCGAGGTGATCGCGGAGGCTGTGCCCGAGAAGCTCGAGCTCAAGCAGCAGGTGATCGCGGACGTTGAGCAGCACGTGTCCGACCAAGCGATCATCGCGTCGAACACCTCCGGCATCCCGATCACGAAGATGGCCGAGGGCATGCAGCACCCCGAGCGGCTCGTGGGCTGGCACTGGTCCAACCCGCCGACGCTGATCCCGATGAACGAGGTGATCCGCGGCGAGAAGACCTCTGACGACGCCGTCCGCACGATCGAGGAGCTCACGCGCCGGATCGGCTACCACCCGGTCACGCTGAAGAAGGAGGTACCGGGCTTCGTGGAGAACCGCGTGCTCTACGCGATCATGCGCGAGTGCCTCGCCCTCGTGGACGAGGGCGTGATCGACGAAGAGGGACTCGACCTCTGCGTGCAGTGGGGCATCGGCTACAAGCTCGCCGTGATCCCGCCGATCCATCTGCTCGACGTCGCCGGGCTCGACATCTACACGAGCGTGGCGAGCTACCTCAACCAGGACCTGTCGGACGAGAAGGGCGTGTCTTCCACCGCCCAGAAGCTCCATGACGAGGGACGCCTCGGCATCAAGGCCGGCGGCGGCTTCTTCGAGTACACGCCAGAGCTCGCGCAGCAGCTCCAGCAGGAGCGTGCGGGCAAGCTCGTGGCGGTCCGCAAGGCACTCAGCTAG